In Bacillus cereus ATCC 14579, a single window of DNA contains:
- a CDS encoding monooxygenase, translating into MAYLLQVDFPFEGPFGEEMEKGFWDLAKSINEEEGFHWKIWTENEETKEAGGIYVFEEKQDAEKYAEMHKSRLEAAGVKDIRVKIFNINEKLTELNRGYIK; encoded by the coding sequence ATGGCATATTTATTACAAGTTGATTTTCCGTTTGAAGGTCCTTTTGGTGAAGAAATGGAAAAAGGATTTTGGGATTTAGCAAAAAGTATTAACGAAGAAGAAGGGTTTCATTGGAAAATATGGACAGAGAATGAAGAAACAAAAGAAGCTGGAGGCATTTATGTATTTGAAGAAAAACAAGATGCTGAAAAATACGCGGAAATGCACAAGAGCAGACTTGAAGCAGCTGGTGTAAAAGATATTAGAGTGAAAATTTTTAACATCAATGAAAAGTTAACGGAACTGAATCGTGGGTATATTAAATAA
- a CDS encoding serine hydrolase domain-containing protein, whose amino-acid sequence MKNKLTGVLATALAVTMILPTGAKAFSESKTTVVTGEEVASQELKKSAAEKAELLTKSHGAASVQYALIDNGKLILSGQAGKNDMEGEKPLTKDTLYGIGSVSKMYATAAVMKLVDEGKVDLDAPVVRYVPDFKMKDGRYKRITPRMLLNHSSGLQGSTLGNAFLFNDNDTYAHDTLLQQLSNQNLKADPGAFSVYCNDGFTLAEILVERVSGMSFTEFLHQNFTGPLKMNHTKTPQDKWRDENRAGLYYSAYQGQLPIESVNVIGTGGISSTAEDMVRFSQLFMGQGKGILSDKVVKAMEQEEYKKGMWPGAGENIFNYGLGWDSVKLYPFSEYGIKALAKGGDTALQHAILVVLPEQKIAAAVLTSGGRSSTNQLMATELLLATLKEKGTIKEIKPNKSFGKPVKVKMPQGVAKKAGFYGNSETHFKIEITKNGELFLPSNPEEKYVYTADGSFINEGGTSKLNFVTEKNGRTYLKESAYKSYPGLGQSVMTHYLAEKLEDNVLSKKTAAAWAKREGVKFYRVNEKFSSIQYLVQSKHLSTQITRKEGPAGYWDGRKITGPNTAVHQIQVPVMNGRDTTETHFYTEGGNEYIEMAGLLYVSESNVKPIDVGQSSKVTLGANGHAKWFTIPQAATDKRMTVTLPSNGSFAVYDEKGVCVNFTIVSGNNKVELPKNGTIVFAGAPKSEFAISVN is encoded by the coding sequence ATGAAAAATAAGCTAACTGGTGTGTTAGCCACTGCATTAGCGGTAACTATGATTCTACCAACAGGAGCGAAAGCATTTTCTGAAAGTAAGACTACTGTTGTAACTGGTGAAGAAGTAGCTAGTCAGGAACTGAAGAAGAGTGCAGCAGAGAAAGCGGAGCTACTTACGAAGTCCCATGGGGCAGCTAGCGTGCAGTATGCACTAATTGATAATGGAAAACTTATTTTGTCTGGTCAGGCTGGCAAGAACGATATGGAAGGGGAAAAGCCGCTAACCAAAGATACTTTATACGGGATTGGTTCAGTTAGTAAAATGTATGCAACAGCGGCTGTAATGAAATTGGTCGATGAAGGAAAAGTCGATTTGGATGCTCCTGTTGTCCGCTATGTTCCTGATTTTAAGATGAAGGACGGTCGATACAAACGTATAACACCGCGTATGTTATTGAATCACTCCTCTGGATTGCAAGGTTCTACGTTAGGTAATGCATTTTTATTTAACGATAATGATACCTATGCCCATGATACCTTGTTACAGCAATTGTCAAATCAAAACTTGAAGGCGGACCCTGGTGCTTTCTCAGTATACTGTAACGATGGTTTTACGCTGGCCGAAATTTTGGTGGAAAGAGTTAGTGGTATGAGCTTTACTGAATTTCTACATCAAAACTTTACAGGGCCTTTAAAAATGAATCATACGAAAACGCCACAGGACAAATGGAGGGATGAAAATCGGGCTGGACTATATTACTCGGCGTACCAAGGGCAACTTCCAATTGAATCGGTGAATGTTATTGGTACGGGAGGCATATCTTCCACGGCAGAAGATATGGTGCGATTCTCACAACTATTTATGGGACAGGGAAAAGGAATCCTCTCTGATAAGGTAGTTAAGGCAATGGAGCAAGAGGAATATAAAAAAGGAATGTGGCCGGGGGCTGGCGAGAATATTTTTAACTATGGTCTTGGCTGGGATAGTGTGAAACTATACCCATTCAGTGAATATGGGATCAAAGCTTTGGCTAAGGGCGGCGATACGGCATTGCAACATGCTATATTAGTCGTGCTTCCGGAACAGAAAATAGCAGCGGCTGTATTGACATCTGGTGGACGGAGCTCTACAAATCAGCTAATGGCAACTGAATTGCTGCTCGCTACGCTTAAAGAAAAAGGTACTATTAAGGAAATCAAGCCGAACAAATCCTTTGGTAAGCCGGTCAAAGTCAAAATGCCTCAAGGCGTAGCAAAGAAAGCAGGATTTTATGGCAATAGCGAAACTCATTTCAAAATTGAAATTACGAAGAACGGTGAACTATTCTTACCATCTAATCCAGAAGAAAAATATGTATATACTGCTGATGGAAGCTTTATTAATGAGGGGGGTACTTCCAAGCTCAACTTCGTAACCGAGAAGAATGGAAGAACTTATTTGAAGGAGAGCGCATATAAATCTTATCCAGGTTTAGGGCAAAGTGTGATGACCCACTATTTAGCTGAGAAACTAGAAGACAACGTGCTTTCGAAGAAAACCGCTGCTGCATGGGCAAAGAGGGAAGGTGTCAAGTTTTATCGTGTAAACGAGAAATTTAGTTCTATTCAATATCTTGTTCAGTCGAAACATCTTAGTACTCAAATTACTCGCAAGGAAGGCCCAGCAGGCTATTGGGATGGCAGAAAAATTACAGGTCCGAACACCGCGGTGCATCAGATCCAAGTACCCGTGATGAATGGTCGTGATACGACGGAAACACACTTCTATACAGAAGGCGGCAATGAATATATCGAGATGGCTGGATTGTTATACGTAAGTGAATCTAATGTAAAACCAATTGATGTAGGCCAATCATCCAAAGTTACGCTGGGAGCAAATGGACATGCGAAATGGTTTACAATTCCACAAGCGGCAACAGACAAAAGGATGACCGTGACGCTGCCATCAAATGGTTCATTTGCGGTGTATGATGAGAAGGGAGTTTGCGTCAACTTCACCATTGTGAGTGGCAATAACAAGGTGGAACTTCCGAAGAACGGAACAATCGTATTCGCTGGGGCACCGAAATCGGAATTTGCAATCTCGGTGAACTAG
- a CDS encoding ATP-grasp domain-containing protein, with translation MYKVSKGNDIEYTTPHILFIGGWTKPIQDALDSGYTVSYIGSYAKHIYFDGTILEKCYYKKEIDTTNIPLSVYYAEELFKEKPFDVVISFNETALDTACIIAKIFNVKGPSYNANLITRNKDMMREMLAGKNFSIDSKVCNTIEDIDEFLNKKDSIIIKPPIGAGGKGVSKLDTGDDVGVFIKDNGIQLPVLVEEYIEGDVVYTVETVSYNKKHSILAISAEVFKEDTFIINYTIMPAPIDESQKQLIMEKVMLFLDDMQMENGITHTEIKIDKHNKPRIIESQVRIGGGNIWKMVELTTGISQFGYYFDTLATETIDEFRCVSSKCHAMSLSLIPKPGCLKEIKYKELNNISEVVLIDLLVKEGDIIPTIVDSTQRKGSILFTTSDMKRMYEVVEGICNNITFVYQDLTEWKPSFKKYK, from the coding sequence ATGTATAAGGTATCAAAAGGAAATGACATTGAATATACTACACCACACATTTTATTTATAGGGGGATGGACAAAGCCAATACAAGATGCTTTAGACAGTGGATATACTGTTTCATATATAGGATCTTACGCTAAACATATATATTTCGATGGAACTATCTTAGAAAAGTGTTACTATAAAAAAGAAATAGACACAACAAACATACCCTTGTCTGTATACTATGCTGAAGAATTATTCAAAGAGAAACCATTTGATGTGGTTATATCTTTCAACGAAACAGCCTTAGATACGGCTTGCATAATCGCAAAGATTTTTAATGTTAAAGGACCTTCTTACAATGCCAATTTGATAACGCGCAATAAAGACATGATGCGTGAAATGCTAGCAGGCAAAAACTTTTCGATAGACTCGAAAGTTTGCAATACTATTGAAGACATTGATGAATTTTTGAACAAAAAAGATAGTATTATAATAAAGCCTCCGATTGGCGCAGGTGGTAAAGGAGTATCCAAGCTAGATACAGGAGATGATGTAGGAGTATTTATTAAAGATAACGGTATTCAACTACCAGTTTTAGTAGAAGAGTACATTGAAGGTGATGTAGTTTATACGGTCGAAACCGTTTCTTATAACAAAAAACATTCTATACTAGCTATATCAGCTGAAGTATTTAAAGAAGATACGTTTATAATAAACTATACTATTATGCCAGCACCTATAGACGAATCTCAAAAACAATTAATTATGGAGAAAGTAATGCTATTTTTGGACGACATGCAAATGGAAAACGGCATTACTCATACAGAAATAAAGATAGACAAACACAATAAACCAAGAATCATAGAGTCTCAAGTTAGAATAGGTGGCGGGAATATTTGGAAAATGGTGGAGCTAACAACGGGCATATCTCAATTTGGATACTATTTTGATACGTTAGCTACTGAGACTATAGATGAATTTAGATGTGTATCTTCAAAATGTCATGCTATGTCTTTAAGCTTGATTCCAAAACCAGGTTGCTTAAAAGAAATCAAGTATAAGGAGTTAAATAACATATCCGAGGTCGTATTAATTGATCTATTAGTAAAAGAGGGAGACATCATACCAACTATTGTAGATAGCACTCAACGCAAAGGATCTATATTATTTACGACTAGTGATATGAAACGTATGTACGAAGTTGTAGAGGGAATATGTAACAATATAACGTTTGTTTATCAGGATTTAACAGAATGGAAACCTTCTTTTAAAAAATATAAGTAA
- a CDS encoding DUF1259 domain-containing protein, giving the protein MAVNEESICQQFARIIGGQEGFAGGKCVATINRDEIRATILGKRFRVTTSFSFESRDNKTGRALCLGRVALLQKEVTEFVATIIKQGIIVSSIHNEWLCDDPNLIYVNIEDVDDPLNFARKVRRALCN; this is encoded by the coding sequence ATGGCAGTTAATGAGGAATCAATTTGTCAACAGTTTGCAAGAATTATCGGTGGACAAGAAGGATTCGCCGGCGGGAAATGCGTGGCAACAATAAACAGGGATGAAATACGAGCAACAATCTTGGGAAAACGTTTTAGAGTAACCACTTCTTTTTCATTCGAATCACGAGACAATAAAACTGGACGGGCATTATGCCTAGGCCGAGTAGCACTCTTACAAAAAGAAGTCACTGAATTTGTGGCGACAATTATTAAACAAGGAATAATCGTTTCGTCTATACACAATGAGTGGTTATGTGATGATCCAAATTTGATTTACGTTAATATCGAAGACGTTGATGATCCACTAAATTTTGCAAGAAAAGTGAGAAGAGCATTGTGCAATTAA
- a CDS encoding MarR family winged helix-turn-helix transcriptional regulator, whose translation MNLHDLIGYLVHRTDVKMTNYFTKKLKPYGVTPEQWGIISVLCSQRSTTQKELAEAIDKDQTTVVRMIQSMERKGIVKKALNDQDRRSHNLFLTEKGDELKKTILPVVKDAHHFVTSNLSEEEIKVLQSLLNKLYDTHY comes from the coding sequence ATGAACTTACATGATTTAATAGGCTATCTTGTTCATCGTACTGATGTGAAAATGACCAATTATTTTACGAAGAAATTAAAGCCGTATGGAGTTACGCCAGAGCAGTGGGGGATCATTAGTGTTCTTTGTAGCCAAAGGAGCACTACTCAAAAAGAGTTGGCGGAAGCTATTGATAAAGATCAAACTACTGTTGTTAGAATGATACAGTCAATGGAGAGAAAAGGGATTGTAAAGAAGGCTTTGAATGACCAAGATAGGCGTTCACATAACCTTTTTTTAACTGAAAAAGGTGACGAATTAAAGAAAACAATCTTGCCTGTAGTGAAAGACGCTCACCATTTTGTTACGAGTAATTTGAGCGAGGAAGAAATTAAAGTATTACAATCGTTATTAAACAAATTGTATGATACACACTATTAA
- a CDS encoding aromatic amino acid transport family protein, whose protein sequence is MNGNTAKKIELQSENTVITNEKYLDPKKWHKQDTTWALSLFGTAIGAGVLFLPINAGSGGLLSLLLITLLAYPVMYYSHRALAKMIYASNSADEGITGTIREYFGNTASIIFNIVYFVSIYTIVLMYSVALTNTASSFIVNQLHMKEPSRAILSLVLVLGLIAILNFGQDITVKIMSLLVYPFIASLLFIAISLIPQWNTSMLSFSDVSTASTGTGYLGTIWMILPIIVFSFNHSPMISSFVIKQRSTYGIEATDAKCAQIQKICYIMTFVVVMFFVWSSALSLTPDDLKVAKEQNLSILSYLANELNSPVITIAAPIIAFMAITKSFLGHYIGSYEVMRDMIIKFGKTRGKDIEEKTVKTVILTFVVLTCWYVAYANPSILGLIDALSGPLVAAILCLLPMYAIRKVPVLAKYRGKMSNVFVIIVGVLTILASIKSLF, encoded by the coding sequence ATGAATGGGAATACTGCTAAAAAAATAGAATTGCAATCTGAAAATACTGTGATTACAAACGAGAAATATTTGGATCCTAAAAAGTGGCATAAGCAAGATACTACGTGGGCATTGAGCCTTTTTGGGACAGCAATTGGAGCAGGAGTACTCTTTTTACCAATTAATGCAGGTTCAGGTGGTTTATTATCATTATTACTCATTACATTACTTGCCTATCCAGTTATGTATTACTCACATAGGGCGCTTGCTAAAATGATATATGCTTCCAATTCTGCCGATGAGGGAATTACGGGGACAATAAGAGAGTATTTCGGAAATACAGCGAGTATTATTTTTAACATCGTATACTTCGTCTCAATTTATACAATTGTCTTGATGTATTCAGTTGCACTTACAAATACTGCAAGTAGTTTTATTGTGAATCAATTACATATGAAAGAGCCCTCAAGAGCCATTTTATCGCTTGTCTTAGTACTGGGTCTTATCGCTATACTAAATTTTGGTCAAGATATCACTGTAAAAATTATGAGCTTGCTAGTATACCCTTTCATAGCTTCTCTACTATTTATCGCAATATCCCTAATTCCTCAGTGGAACACATCAATGCTTAGTTTTTCAGATGTCTCTACTGCTTCAACCGGAACAGGATATTTGGGAACGATATGGATGATACTACCTATCATAGTGTTTTCATTTAACCATTCTCCAATGATTTCGTCTTTTGTGATAAAACAAAGATCTACGTATGGGATAGAAGCAACTGATGCTAAATGTGCTCAAATACAAAAGATTTGTTATATCATGACGTTCGTTGTTGTTATGTTCTTCGTTTGGAGCAGCGCACTGAGTTTGACTCCAGATGATTTAAAAGTGGCAAAAGAGCAGAACTTATCAATCCTATCCTATCTCGCTAATGAACTTAATTCGCCAGTAATTACGATTGCAGCTCCTATTATTGCTTTTATGGCTATAACAAAGTCTTTCCTTGGTCATTATATAGGATCATATGAAGTAATGCGTGATATGATTATCAAATTTGGTAAAACACGTGGAAAAGATATAGAAGAAAAAACAGTTAAGACAGTAATTCTTACTTTTGTCGTATTAACATGCTGGTATGTTGCTTATGCAAATCCAAGTATTCTTGGGCTCATTGACGCTCTAAGCGGTCCATTAGTTGCTGCTATCTTATGTCTATTACCAATGTATGCGATCCGTAAAGTACCGGTATTAGCTAAATATAGAGGTAAAATGAGCAATGTATTTGTTATTATTGTAGGAGTACTTACAATCTTAGCAAGTATTAAATCTTTATTCTAA
- a CDS encoding serine hydrolase domain-containing protein yields the protein MKKHRQITCTGLALLITGGSLFYTTPTSSVKAESIQNVSSSLQTSTQRDHNSVKEAMRDTLKLGYPGILAKTSESGKTWSYAAGVADLSTKKPMKRDFRFRIGSVTKTFTATVILQLAGENRLNLDDSIEKWIPGVIQGNGYDDKQITIRQLLNHTSGIANYTRSKDFNMMDTKKSYTAEGLVKMGISMPPDFAPGKSWSYSNTGYVLLGILIEKVTGNSYAEEIENRIIEPLELANTFLPGNSSVIPGTKHARGYIQLDGASEPKDVTYYNPSMGSSAGDMISTADDLNKFFSYLLGGKLLKEQQLKQMLTTVPTGTDELGDSGLGIFKMKLSNGVSIWWHGGTIPGFLTFAGGTLGGKHTLAVNLNSLKADTPDPFKNILLAEFSK from the coding sequence ATGAAAAAGCATCGCCAAATTACATGTACAGGTTTAGCCCTTTTAATAACTGGAGGTTCCCTGTTTTATACAACTCCAACCTCAAGTGTAAAAGCGGAGTCCATTCAAAATGTATCTAGTTCGTTACAAACAAGCACCCAAAGAGATCATAATTCCGTCAAAGAGGCAATGCGGGATACATTGAAACTAGGATATCCAGGGATACTTGCTAAAACTTCTGAGAGTGGAAAAACATGGAGTTATGCGGCTGGTGTAGCTGATCTGAGTACTAAGAAACCAATGAAAAGAGATTTTCGTTTTCGAATTGGCAGCGTGACAAAGACGTTCACTGCAACAGTTATACTTCAATTAGCAGGAGAAAACCGCTTAAATCTAGACGATTCTATTGAAAAATGGATACCTGGTGTCATTCAAGGAAATGGATATGATGATAAACAGATTACTATCCGCCAATTATTGAACCACACAAGTGGTATCGCTAATTACACAAGGTCAAAGGATTTTAATATGATGGATACAAAAAAATCTTATACTGCTGAAGGATTAGTAAAGATGGGAATATCCATGCCTCCAGATTTTGCTCCAGGAAAGAGCTGGTCGTATTCAAATACAGGATATGTATTACTAGGAATTCTTATTGAAAAAGTAACTGGGAACAGCTATGCGGAAGAGATTGAAAATCGAATTATTGAACCACTTGAATTAGCGAATACATTCTTACCTGGAAATTCAAGCGTCATTCCAGGAACCAAGCATGCCCGTGGATATATCCAATTAGACGGAGCAAGTGAGCCGAAAGATGTTACTTATTATAACCCAAGTATGGGGAGCTCAGCCGGAGATATGATTTCTACAGCTGATGATTTAAACAAATTCTTTTCTTATTTACTTGGGGGCAAATTATTGAAAGAACAGCAACTAAAGCAAATGCTTACAACAGTCCCTACAGGAACAGATGAACTTGGCGATTCCGGGCTTGGAATTTTCAAAATGAAGCTTTCAAACGGTGTATCGATATGGTGGCATGGAGGAACCATTCCTGGCTTTTTAACTTTTGCTGGAGGCACACTTGGAGGCAAGCATACATTGGCAGTCAATTTGAACAGCCTTAAAGCTGATACTCCTGATCCTTTTAAAAATATTTTACTTGCTGAATTTAGCAAGTAG
- a CDS encoding DoxX family protein codes for MTILIFINIVKVVLFLFFLMTGTKIISGKMADEFKRFGLPSFFNFLTGAFEIVGAIGMLIGIWISTVALWAGLLLGGTMLAAALTLIVLARDPFKKAIPALVLFVLSLGISLYHIF; via the coding sequence ATTACTATTTTAATTTTCATCAATATTGTAAAAGTAGTGTTGTTTCTGTTCTTTTTAATGACGGGAACGAAAATTATATCCGGGAAAATGGCAGATGAGTTCAAACGATTTGGTTTACCTTCGTTTTTTAATTTCTTAACTGGAGCTTTTGAGATTGTAGGAGCGATTGGAATGTTGATAGGAATTTGGATTTCAACAGTAGCTTTATGGGCAGGCTTGTTATTAGGCGGTACGATGCTTGCAGCTGCATTAACGCTAATTGTATTAGCGAGAGATCCCTTTAAGAAAGCGATACCTGCACTTGTTTTGTTTGTCCTTAGTTTAGGGATAAGTTTGTATCACATTTTTTAA
- a CDS encoding DMT family transporter: protein MKPIKANLMILLVTMTWGTSYLFMKIGLETVPSFSLVALRFGIAFFVCAAVFFKQFRSIHFVTLKYGFILGFLLFVVSASVILGLKTTSASNAGFLASLTVIFIPLLSIVLFKDRLSYRLIISSLVAMTGIGLLTLNNQLTLNSGDLLCILAALFYAFHIIVTGRAAKVANTLQLGILQLGFAGGFGVLSALIFEEPQLPSTKESWIAVLVLSIFCSAFAYIIQAMAQKYTTPTHTGLIFSLEPVFSALFAYLFMNEVLSLKGYIGALLILSGVILAEIKVKRKSTLLL, encoded by the coding sequence ATGAAACCAATAAAGGCTAATCTTATGATCTTACTTGTTACAATGACCTGGGGTACTTCCTACCTTTTTATGAAAATCGGATTGGAAACTGTCCCTTCATTTTCTCTTGTTGCATTACGCTTTGGTATTGCTTTTTTTGTTTGTGCTGCTGTTTTTTTTAAACAATTTCGTTCAATTCATTTTGTCACCTTAAAATACGGCTTTATTCTAGGATTTTTACTTTTCGTTGTATCTGCTTCAGTCATCTTAGGTTTAAAAACGACATCAGCTTCAAATGCTGGTTTTCTAGCCAGTTTGACCGTAATCTTTATCCCTTTATTATCTATCGTTCTGTTTAAGGATCGACTGAGCTACAGACTAATCATTAGTTCCCTTGTAGCAATGACTGGAATTGGTTTACTGACTTTGAATAATCAATTAACACTTAATTCTGGAGATTTACTCTGTATACTCGCTGCTCTCTTTTATGCTTTTCATATTATTGTCACCGGAAGGGCGGCTAAAGTGGCCAATACATTGCAGCTTGGAATTCTTCAGTTGGGATTTGCAGGAGGGTTTGGCGTACTCTCTGCCCTGATTTTCGAAGAGCCGCAACTTCCATCCACTAAAGAAAGTTGGATCGCTGTACTGGTATTAAGTATATTCTGCAGTGCTTTTGCCTACATCATTCAGGCGATGGCCCAGAAATACACAACACCGACACATACAGGACTCATTTTTTCATTAGAACCTGTATTTTCTGCACTATTTGCATACCTGTTCATGAACGAAGTATTGTCACTCAAAGGGTATATCGGAGCATTACTTATTCTAAGCGGTGTTATACTTGCTGAGATAAAAGTAAAACGAAAATCTACATTATTGCTCTAA
- a CDS encoding LysR family transcriptional regulator codes for MSLTKLEIFLKTVEMGNLSRAAEAMNVTQSGVSHAIRSLELEYGFQLLSRNKTGVRLTENGERVLTHVREVVNHNERLKQTVAEINGIVAGTLRIGTFTSVSIHWLPAIIHRFHLEYPRIEIKLMEGDYGMIETWIQQGVIDLGFMSLPSAGHLESIPLRKDRMLCVLPKNHSLSKQSIIQYDQLEKEPFIMPASSCGYDVRKVLEAARIHLDIQFETGDDHAIVAMVENGLGISVMSELALQGQCENVTVVELEDKPTRSLGLSLTSIKHALPATKRFIEHTQKWLDGD; via the coding sequence ATGAGTCTGACTAAGTTAGAAATCTTTCTGAAGACGGTTGAAATGGGGAACTTATCAAGAGCGGCCGAAGCAATGAACGTGACTCAGTCAGGTGTCAGCCATGCGATTAGAAGTCTTGAATTGGAGTATGGTTTTCAACTGTTATCCCGGAATAAAACGGGAGTTCGATTAACGGAAAATGGTGAGCGTGTTTTAACGCATGTTCGTGAAGTAGTAAATCATAATGAGCGATTGAAGCAAACTGTTGCAGAGATTAATGGGATAGTTGCAGGAACCTTGCGCATTGGAACCTTTACAAGCGTTTCTATTCACTGGTTGCCTGCAATCATTCATCGATTTCACTTGGAATATCCTCGAATTGAAATCAAATTAATGGAAGGTGATTACGGAATGATTGAAACGTGGATTCAACAAGGGGTGATTGACTTAGGTTTTATGTCACTACCATCGGCGGGCCATCTAGAATCTATTCCACTAAGAAAAGATCGAATGCTATGTGTCCTTCCTAAAAATCACTCATTAAGTAAACAATCTATAATTCAGTACGATCAGCTCGAGAAAGAGCCTTTTATTATGCCTGCTTCTTCATGTGGTTACGATGTTAGGAAAGTATTAGAAGCTGCTAGGATTCATCTCGATATCCAATTTGAAACCGGTGATGATCATGCGATTGTCGCGATGGTGGAGAACGGGCTGGGAATCAGTGTCATGTCTGAACTCGCATTACAAGGACAATGCGAAAATGTTACGGTTGTGGAATTGGAAGACAAACCTACACGATCGCTTGGGTTGTCACTTACTTCAATTAAACACGCATTACCAGCGACAAAACGTTTTATCGAACATACCCAAAAATGGCTGGATGGCGATTGA